One Bacteroidota bacterium genomic window, GATCGGTCTCGGCATCGCAAAATTGATAACCTGCGGCGGGCTCGGTATCTGGACGATCGTTGATTGGTTTCTCATCCTCGGAAAAACGCGCGAATATAATTTGAACCGTATTCTGCAAGTCATGTATTGAGCGTTGAATGGCTAAAAGAAATCTTTATGTGTTCCTGGCCGGATTGTCGCTCGTCGGTTATGCGTGGCTGGGATGGAATGTTATCGAAGGTTCACAACATTCAGCGCTGCCGTCGGTCTGTTTGTTCAAAGAGGTCACCGGACTTCCGTGTCCGTCGTGCGGCACAACGCGCTCGCTTCTCCTTTTAATGAACGGCGAACTTCGCGCATCGCTGATGATGAATCCGTTCGGCTTCCTGCTCGCTGCTGGGATCGTGGTCATTCCGCTTTGGATCGCGGCCGACGTGCTCCGGAGAAGCGACAGTTTCTACCGTCACTATTTGCGCACAGAGCAGCTCCTGCTTCGCAACAAACCTCTTGCTCTCTGTGCCGCCGCGATCGTCGCTCTCAACTGGTGTTGGAATATCGCAAAGGGATTATAGCATGGCGCCGGGGGAATTTTTTTACAGACCGGACGAGTATGAATCCGAGCGCGCGTCGAACAGCTACCTGATGTCGCTCGTCGTGATCATGGCCGGGCTTCCGCTGCCGATCGTCAACGTGATTGCATCCGCAATCTTTTATTTTGCAAACAGAAAGTCGGCATACTTTGTCCGCTGGCATTGTACCCAGACCCTGCTGGCGCAGCTCTTCACGCTGCCGGTGAATGCCGCCGGATTGTATTGGACGCTCGGGATCATATTCGACCGGACGACGATCTCGAACGGTTATGTCTCGTACCTCCTCACGATCATTCTTTTCAACCTCGCCGAATTTATCGCCACGATCCACGCCGCCTCTCGGACGCGAAAAGGAAAC contains:
- a CDS encoding DUF2752 domain-containing protein, with translation MAKRNLYVFLAGLSLVGYAWLGWNVIEGSQHSALPSVCLFKEVTGLPCPSCGTTRSLLLLMNGELRASLMMNPFGFLLAAGIVVIPLWIAADVLRRSDSFYRHYLRTEQLLLRNKPLALCAAAIVALNWCWNIAKGL